The following proteins are encoded in a genomic region of Paenibacillus sp. FSL H3-0469:
- a CDS encoding HAD family hydrolase — translation MIDSNCTRREHPEEMKNGLKHILFDLDGTLTDPKEGITKSVEYALNQFSIEVEHPDLLIPYIGPPLYDSFIEIQGFTAEAAAQAVEFYRERYRTLGMFENHVIPGIPELLESLKAKGFELYVATSKPIVFAEQILRHYELDGFFKYAAGSNLDGTRSKKREVIQHVLDENNLLASQSLMIGDREHDIIGAKACGVASVGVLFGYGSEEELTAAGADYIAHTVEEVGDIILRIQRNELNGLKI, via the coding sequence ATGATAGATAGCAATTGCACACGAAGGGAGCATCCGGAAGAGATGAAGAACGGCTTGAAGCACATCTTATTTGATCTGGACGGCACATTGACTGACCCCAAGGAAGGCATTACCAAAAGCGTGGAGTATGCGCTTAACCAATTCAGCATAGAGGTGGAGCATCCTGACCTGCTGATTCCGTACATAGGTCCGCCGTTATACGATTCTTTCATCGAAATTCAAGGCTTCACAGCAGAGGCAGCGGCACAGGCTGTGGAGTTCTACCGGGAGCGTTACCGGACGCTGGGGATGTTCGAGAACCATGTGATTCCAGGCATACCTGAGCTGCTGGAGAGCTTGAAGGCCAAGGGATTCGAGCTGTATGTAGCAACCTCCAAGCCTATTGTGTTCGCAGAGCAGATCCTCCGGCATTATGAGCTGGACGGGTTCTTCAAGTACGCGGCTGGCAGCAATCTGGACGGAACACGCTCGAAGAAGCGCGAGGTGATTCAGCATGTACTGGATGAGAATAATCTGCTTGCTTCGCAGTCGCTGATGATCGGGGACCGGGAGCATGATATTATCGGTGCAAAAGCCTGCGGCGTAGCCTCAGTGGGCGTGTTGTTCGGCTATGGTTCCGAGGAAGAATTAACAGCGGCCGGAGCGGATTATATTGCGCATACGGTGGAAGAAGTGGGGGATATTATCCTGCGGATACAGAGGAATGAGCTGAACGGATTAAAGATTTAA